From a region of the Streptococcus ruminantium genome:
- the pcsB gene encoding peptidoglycan hydrolase PcsB, whose protein sequence is MKKKILATLMLSSVVLSNVNGVAVIGANDVDSQIAAKNQQINELTAQQAAAQQQVDDIQGKVDAIVAEQAKLTEENARLEAESRTLAADIERLSADIVSRDDALKKQARSAQIDGSASSYINTILDSKSIVDAVSRVNAMREIVSANNRMLEQQKADKEAIIVKQKANQEAITTLAANRQKLADDAQTLQVRQAELEAAKLNLAAEKATAEGEKNALLEKKAIAEEAARQAAARQAEYQAQQAALAQQQAVSVVAPVASAPAAAMLAQTIATSAQSVSAPTASASTGVSRSAAVSNARYDASSYPVGECTWGVKSQLSWVGPFWGDAQNWAASARAEGFRVDTTPAVGAIAVWSGANGYGGGYGHVAVVTAVESSTNIQVTESNYMGNRYVGNFRGWFNPVADGVTWYIHAR, encoded by the coding sequence ATGAAGAAAAAAATCTTAGCTACATTGATGTTAAGTTCAGTCGTTCTGTCAAATGTGAATGGTGTGGCTGTGATTGGTGCAAACGATGTAGACAGTCAAATTGCAGCGAAAAATCAACAGATTAACGAACTTACGGCTCAGCAAGCTGCAGCCCAGCAACAAGTTGATGATATTCAAGGGAAAGTTGATGCAATTGTTGCTGAACAGGCAAAATTGACAGAAGAAAATGCCCGTTTAGAGGCAGAGTCAAGAACCTTGGCTGCCGATATTGAGCGACTATCTGCTGATATTGTGTCGCGTGATGATGCTTTGAAAAAGCAGGCTCGGAGCGCTCAGATTGATGGTTCTGCTTCAAGTTATATCAACACTATTTTAGATTCAAAGTCAATCGTTGATGCTGTTTCTCGTGTCAATGCGATGCGTGAAATTGTTTCTGCTAATAACCGTATGTTAGAACAGCAGAAGGCTGATAAAGAAGCGATTATTGTAAAACAAAAAGCCAATCAAGAAGCGATTACTACATTAGCTGCTAATCGTCAAAAATTAGCAGATGATGCTCAAACACTTCAAGTTCGTCAGGCAGAGTTAGAAGCAGCAAAGTTAAATTTGGCAGCTGAAAAAGCGACTGCTGAAGGTGAAAAGAATGCATTGCTTGAGAAAAAGGCAATTGCAGAGGAGGCTGCTCGTCAGGCTGCTGCTCGTCAAGCAGAGTATCAGGCGCAACAAGCTGCCTTAGCTCAGCAACAAGCTGTTTCAGTAGTAGCACCGGTTGCATCAGCTCCTGCAGCTGCTATGTTAGCTCAAACTATTGCTACATCTGCTCAGTCGGTATCAGCACCAACTGCTTCTGCATCAACTGGTGTTAGTCGTTCAGCAGCTGTAAGTAATGCGCGTTATGATGCTTCTTCTTATCCAGTTGGTGAGTGTACATGGGGAGTTAAGTCACAACTTTCATGGGTTGGTCCATTTTGGGGTGATGCCCAGAACTGGGCAGCTAGTGCACGTGCGGAAGGTTTCCGTGTAGACACAACTCCGGCCGTTGGTGCAATAGCTGTTTGGTCAGGTGCTAATGGTTATGGTGGTGGTTACGGGCACGTAGCAGTTGTAACTGCTGTAGAAAGCTCAACCAATATTCAAGTTACAGAGTCAAATTATATGGGTAACCGCTATGTCGGGAACTTCCGTGGGTGGTTCAATCCAGTAGCCGATGGTGTGACTTGGTATATTCACGCAAGATAA
- a CDS encoding ribose-phosphate diphosphokinase yields MAFTDLKLFALSSNQKLAEQVSKKIGIPLGKSSVRQFSDGEIQVNIEESIRGTQVYILQSTSSPVNDNLMEILIMVDALKRASAESVNVVMPYYGYARQDRKARAREPITSKLVANMLETAGVDRLLTIDLHAAQIQGFFDIPVDHLMGAPLIADYFERRGMMGDGYVVVSPDHGGVTRARKLAQFLKTSIAIIDKRRSVDKMNTSEVMNIIGDIKGKTCILIDDMIDTAGTICHAADALAEAGATAVYASCTHPVLSGPAMDNISKSAIKKLVVLDTIEIAEERLIDKIEHISTAELLAEAIIRIHEKRPLSPLFETSCVK; encoded by the coding sequence ATGGCGTTTACTGACTTAAAATTGTTCGCTCTTTCGTCAAATCAGAAATTAGCTGAACAAGTGTCGAAAAAAATAGGAATTCCTTTGGGAAAATCAAGTGTTCGTCAATTTTCAGATGGTGAGATTCAGGTAAATATTGAAGAATCTATTCGTGGAACTCAGGTATATATTCTTCAGTCGACTAGTTCACCAGTTAATGACAATTTAATGGAAATTTTGATTATGGTTGATGCTCTTAAACGTGCATCAGCAGAATCAGTAAACGTAGTAATGCCTTATTATGGTTATGCACGTCAGGATCGTAAAGCTCGTGCTCGTGAGCCTATTACTTCAAAACTAGTGGCTAATATGCTGGAAACTGCAGGAGTTGATCGTCTGTTGACGATTGATTTACACGCTGCTCAAATTCAAGGCTTTTTTGATATTCCTGTAGATCATTTGATGGGAGCTCCGCTGATTGCTGATTACTTTGAACGTCGTGGCATGATGGGTGATGGTTACGTGGTTGTGTCACCGGACCATGGTGGTGTTACTCGTGCTCGTAAATTAGCTCAATTTTTAAAGACTTCCATCGCAATTATTGATAAACGCCGGAGTGTTGATAAGATGAACACCTCAGAAGTTATGAACATTATCGGAGACATTAAGGGCAAAACGTGTATCCTAATTGATGATATGATTGATACTGCGGGTACGATTTGTCATGCTGCCGATGCTTTAGCGGAAGCAGGTGCAACAGCTGTCTATGCTTCATGTACTCACCCAGTATTATCAGGACCTGCTATGGATAATATTAGCAAATCAGCTATTAAGAAATTGGTGGTATTGGATACGATTGAAATCGCTGAGGAGCGCTTGATTGATAAAATTGAGCATATTTCGACTGCAGAATTATTGGCAGAAGCAATCATTCGTATTCATGAAAAGCGTCCATTATCGCCTTTATTTGAAACAAGTTGTGTCAAATAA
- a CDS encoding pyridoxal phosphate-dependent aminotransferase, with protein sequence MNLLNRFNKNLNRIEVSMIRQFDQSISDIPGILKLTLGEPDFTTPDHVKAAARAAIEANQSYYTGMAGLWELRQAAAEFVAEKYGLFYKPESEILSTIGATEALSASLLAILEPGDTVLLPAPAYPGYEPIVNMVGADVVEMDTTSNNFVLTPETLEEAIIEQGDKLKAVILNYPANPTGITYSREQIKALADVLSRYPVFVLSDEVYAELTYTGQAHTSIAEFLPEQTILIQGLSKSHAMTGWRIGLIMSQAPIIAQIIKSHQYLVTAAATAMQYGAVEALKNGKDDALPMRAEYIKRRDYIIEKMTEMGFGIIKPDGAFYIFAKIPTGYNQDSFSFLQDFARKKAVAFIPGAAFGQYGEGYIRISYAASMENIQVAMIRLKEYLEENGTN encoded by the coding sequence ATGAATTTATTGAATCGTTTTAATAAAAATTTAAATCGGATTGAGGTTTCAATGATTCGTCAATTTGATCAGTCAATTTCAGATATACCTGGTATTTTAAAATTGACCCTGGGAGAACCTGATTTTACAACGCCAGATCATGTAAAGGCTGCTGCTAGAGCTGCTATTGAGGCCAATCAAAGTTATTATACGGGAATGGCTGGACTTTGGGAACTGCGTCAGGCTGCTGCCGAATTTGTAGCAGAAAAATATGGGTTGTTCTATAAGCCTGAGAGTGAGATTTTGTCCACAATTGGAGCAACGGAGGCTCTATCAGCTAGCTTACTTGCTATTTTAGAGCCTGGGGATACTGTCCTTTTGCCTGCTCCTGCTTATCCAGGCTATGAGCCGATTGTTAATATGGTAGGAGCCGATGTTGTTGAAATGGATACAACGTCAAATAATTTCGTCTTGACACCTGAGACGTTGGAAGAGGCAATTATTGAACAAGGAGATAAACTCAAAGCAGTTATTCTTAACTATCCTGCCAATCCAACTGGTATAACCTATTCGCGTGAACAGATTAAAGCTTTGGCAGATGTATTGAGTAGGTATCCTGTGTTTGTTTTATCTGATGAAGTTTATGCTGAGTTGACTTATACAGGTCAGGCACATACATCAATAGCTGAGTTTTTACCAGAGCAGACTATTTTAATTCAGGGTCTATCCAAATCTCATGCTATGACAGGCTGGCGGATTGGTTTGATTATGAGTCAGGCTCCAATAATTGCTCAGATTATTAAAAGTCATCAGTATCTTGTAACAGCAGCGGCAACAGCTATGCAATATGGTGCGGTTGAAGCTTTAAAAAATGGTAAGGATGATGCTCTACCGATGCGGGCGGAATATATTAAGCGCAGGGATTATATCATTGAGAAAATGACAGAGATGGGCTTTGGAATTATTAAGCCTGATGGGGCGTTTTATATCTTTGCTAAAATTCCTACGGGTTACAACCAAGATTCTTTTAGTTTTTTACAAGATTTTGCGAGAAAGAAAGCGGTAGCCTTTATTCCAGGTGCAGCCTTTGGCCAGTATGGTGAAGGTTATATACGGATTTCTTATGCGGCAAGTATGGAGAATATTCAAGTAGCCATGATCCGTTTGAAAGAATATTTGGAAGAAAATGGAACGAATTGA
- the recO gene encoding DNA repair protein RecO translates to MERIETRGLVLYNRNFREDDKLVKIFTEKSGKRMFFVKHASRSKLMASIQPLTCADFIVKINDDGLSYIEDFHQVQPFKSINGDIFKLSYATYILALADAALQDKVYDPALFVFLVKTLDLMELGLDHEVLTNIFEIQILGRFGIHLNFHECVFCHRIGLPFDYSYKYSGVLCPQHYQEDERRAYLDPNVLYLLNQFQAISFDDLETISIKPDMKRKLRLFIDQLYEEYVGLHLKSKKFIDNLPAWGQIMKTRRENEEVE, encoded by the coding sequence ATGGAACGAATTGAAACGAGAGGCTTGGTCCTTTACAATCGGAATTTCCGAGAAGATGATAAGCTAGTTAAGATTTTTACGGAGAAGTCTGGCAAGCGAATGTTTTTCGTAAAACATGCTTCTAGGTCTAAGTTGATGGCTTCTATACAACCCTTGACTTGTGCGGATTTTATTGTCAAAATCAATGATGATGGGCTATCTTATATCGAAGATTTTCATCAAGTGCAGCCTTTTAAATCTATCAATGGAGATATTTTCAAGCTTAGCTATGCAACCTATATTTTGGCTCTAGCGGATGCTGCTTTGCAGGATAAGGTTTATGATCCAGCTCTCTTTGTTTTTTTAGTCAAGACCTTGGACTTGATGGAGTTGGGATTGGACCATGAGGTGCTGACCAATATTTTTGAGATTCAGATTCTAGGGAGATTTGGGATTCATTTAAATTTTCATGAATGTGTCTTTTGTCATCGGATTGGTTTACCCTTTGACTATTCCTACAAGTATAGTGGTGTCCTATGTCCACAGCATTATCAAGAGGACGAGCGACGGGCCTATCTGGATCCAAATGTTCTTTACCTGCTTAATCAATTTCAGGCTATTTCCTTTGACGATTTGGAAACAATCTCGATTAAGCCTGACATGAAGCGGAAGTTACGACTTTTTATTGACCAATTGTATGAGGAGTATGTGGGACTCCATTTGAAATCCAAGAAATTTATTGATAATTTGCCTGCTTGGGGACAAATTATGAAAACAAGAAGAGAGAATGAGGAAGTAGAATGA
- the plsX gene encoding phosphate acyltransferase PlsX, which produces MKRIAVDAMGGDHAPQSVVEGVNQALVAFPDIEVQLYGDETKIKQYLTATERVSIIHTDEKISSDDEPVRAIRRKKNASMVLATKAVKEGTADAVLSAGNTGALLAAGVFVVGRVKNIDRPGLMSTLPTMDGQCFDMMDLGANAENTAHHLYQYGILGSFYAEHVRGVKNPRVGLLNNGTENTKGTPIHQQAYTLLSEDPSIHFIGNVEARELLNSVADVVVTDGFTGNAVLKTIEGTAKSIVGQLTGSIKNGGFLAKLGGLLVKPTLKKALSAMDYKKAGGAVLLGLKAPVIKAHGSSDAQSIFYTIQQTRSILEADIVEKSVKKFSVVEEKHD; this is translated from the coding sequence ATGAAACGTATTGCAGTAGATGCCATGGGTGGGGATCATGCCCCTCAGTCTGTTGTCGAAGGTGTCAATCAGGCTTTAGTTGCTTTTCCAGATATTGAAGTTCAACTCTATGGAGATGAGACAAAAATTAAACAGTATTTGACAGCGACAGAACGGGTAAGTATCATCCATACAGATGAGAAAATTAGCTCGGATGATGAGCCAGTAAGGGCCATTCGTCGAAAGAAAAATGCTTCTATGGTGCTAGCAACTAAGGCTGTAAAAGAGGGTACGGCAGATGCGGTTTTATCAGCTGGTAATACTGGTGCTCTTTTGGCAGCAGGTGTCTTTGTGGTTGGACGTGTTAAAAATATTGATCGTCCTGGTCTTATGTCTACTTTACCGACCATGGATGGTCAGTGTTTTGATATGATGGATTTGGGGGCAAATGCTGAAAACACAGCTCATCACCTTTATCAATATGGTATTCTTGGGTCATTTTATGCAGAACATGTTCGGGGTGTTAAAAATCCTCGTGTTGGTCTTTTAAACAATGGAACAGAGAATACCAAGGGAACACCTATTCATCAACAAGCTTATACCCTCTTGTCTGAGGATCCCTCTATTCATTTTATCGGTAATGTAGAGGCGCGTGAGCTGTTAAACAGTGTGGCAGATGTCGTTGTAACGGATGGTTTCACGGGAAACGCTGTGCTGAAAACTATTGAGGGAACTGCGAAGTCGATTGTTGGTCAGCTAACAGGCTCCATAAAAAATGGTGGCTTTCTGGCAAAATTGGGGGGGCTCTTGGTTAAGCCAACTTTGAAAAAAGCACTAAGTGCTATGGACTATAAGAAGGCTGGTGGTGCAGTCTTGCTTGGGCTGAAGGCACCGGTCATTAAAGCTCACGGTTCCAGCGATGCCCAGTCCATTTTCTATACAATCCAGCAGACTCGTTCTATTTTGGAGGCTGATATTGTAGAAAAATCTGTTAAGAAGTTTTCGGTAGTGGAGGAAAAACATGACTAA
- a CDS encoding phosphopantetheine-binding protein has translation MTKEQVYQRIVDLIQDEKGDDFIVEPSSSLNDTIAQDSVEVMEFVLDLEDEFSVAVPDEAIEHFEILSDIVDFIYDKIEKRS, from the coding sequence ATGACTAAAGAGCAAGTTTATCAGCGAATTGTTGATTTAATTCAAGATGAAAAGGGGGATGATTTTATTGTTGAGCCCAGTTCTTCTTTAAATGATACTATTGCGCAGGATTCGGTTGAAGTCATGGAATTTGTTCTCGATTTGGAAGATGAGTTTAGCGTAGCTGTTCCAGATGAGGCTATTGAGCACTTTGAAATCTTATCTGATATTGTTGATTTTATTTATGATAAAATAGAAAAACGTTCGTAA
- the purC gene encoding phosphoribosylaminoimidazolesuccinocarboxamide synthase: protein MKTNCIYSGKAKDIYATIDERKIVAVYKDQATAFNGEKKERIIGKGRLNNLISSLIFEKMNAAGIKTHFIKRLSDTEQLNQKVDIIPLEVVLRNVAAGSFSKRFGIAEGMELVSPIVEFYYKKDELNDPFINDEHVAFLKLASQEEVAYIKEETRRINRFLQDLFAQIGLKLVDFKLEFGINQTGQILLADEFSPDNCRLWDADGNHLDKDVFRRGLGQLTDVYEVVLEKLEELK, encoded by the coding sequence ATGAAAACAAACTGCATCTATTCAGGAAAAGCTAAAGATATTTATGCCACGATTGATGAACGGAAAATTGTGGCAGTTTACAAAGATCAAGCAACAGCCTTTAATGGAGAGAAAAAGGAACGGATCATTGGAAAGGGGAGACTCAATAATCTGATTTCTTCTTTGATTTTTGAAAAGATGAATGCTGCTGGTATTAAAACTCATTTTATTAAGCGCCTTTCTGATACTGAACAGCTCAATCAGAAAGTGGATATTATTCCTCTGGAAGTTGTTTTGAGAAATGTGGCGGCAGGGTCATTTTCTAAGCGATTTGGGATAGCGGAAGGAATGGAGCTGGTTAGTCCTATTGTGGAGTTTTATTATAAAAAAGATGAGCTAAACGATCCTTTTATCAACGATGAACATGTAGCTTTTCTAAAGTTGGCCAGTCAGGAAGAAGTTGCTTATATTAAAGAAGAGACGCGACGTATCAATCGCTTTTTGCAAGATTTATTTGCGCAGATTGGTCTGAAATTGGTGGATTTTAAGTTAGAATTTGGGATTAATCAGACTGGGCAAATCTTATTGGCAGATGAGTTTTCTCCTGACAACTGTCGCTTGTGGGATGCGGATGGTAATCATCTAGATAAAGATGTTTTTCGTAGGGGGCTCGGACAATTGACTGATGTTTATGAGGTTGTATTGGAAAAGTTAGAAGAATTGAAATAG
- a CDS encoding phosphoribosylformylglycinamidine synthase has translation MAKRIFVEKKADFQIKSKVLLKELIDSLQLTSLSSLRLVQVYDVFNLEDDLLEEAVKHIFTEQVTDKVLTETELDLDNAIYFAIEALPGQFDQRAASSQEALRLLGSRQNVRVHTGQLYILNESVQEEELVAIKKYLLNPVDSRFKDMDSSLVAQEFSASDTIIPDLDFFTSYTAEDFVVYKREVGLAMEVEDLLFIQDYFKSIGRVPTETELKVLDTYWSDHCRHTTFETELKSIDFSASKFQKQLQATYDKYLAMREELDRIDKPQTLMDMATIFARYERANGRLDDMEVSDEINACSIEIEVDVDGVREPWLLMFKNETHNHPTEIEPFGGAATCIGGAIRDPLSGRSYVYQAMRISGAGDITQPLSATREGKLPQQIISKTAAQGYSSYGNQIGLATTYVREYFHPGFVAKRMELGAVVGAAPKENVVREKPVAGDMVILLGGKTGRDGIGGATGSSKVQTIESVETAGAEVQKGNAIEERKIQRLFRKGEVTRLIKKSNDFGAGGVCVAIGELADGLEIDLNKIPLKYSGLNGTEIAISESQERMSVVVAPENVETFIAACQEENIYAVVVAKVTEKPNLVMIWNGQVIVDIERSFLNSNGVRVEVEVKVIDKSVNLPEVRRTSVKTLQVDVEDLLSDLNHTSQKGLQTIFDSSVGRSTINHPIGGRYQLTPTESSVQKLPVEHGVTTTASVIAQGYHPYLAEWSPYHGAAYAVVEATARLVATGAEWSKARFSYQEYFERMDKQAERFGQPVAALLGSIEAQIQLGLPSIGGKDSMSGTFEELTVPPTLVAFGVTTADSSKVLSPEFKATQEYVYYLPGQVLSENIDFNLIKSNFETFEKWQSAYRITAASAVKYGGVLESLALMSFGNRIGAEVELDSLENCLTGQLGGFVFTSSEDIPEAVKIGQTTADFTLLVNGVKLEGSRLQAAFEGRLENIYPTEFQQAEKLQAVPTVAVSTVSKAKEKVEQPLVYIPVFPGTNSEYDSAKAFEQAGARVKLVPFLTLNMESIEQSVDRMVDNIDKANILFFAGGFSAADEPDGSAKFIVTILRNSKVRSAIDRFIEKGGLIIGICNGFQALVKSGLLPYGNFEEIGETSPTLFYNDANQHVAKMVETRISNINSPWLAGVQVGDIHTIPVSHGEGKFVVSDEEFEILRDNGQIFSQYVDFTGRPSMDSKYNPNGSSHAIEGITSRNGQIIGKMGHSERYEEGLFQNIPGNKDQGLFVSAVRYFTGKLR, from the coding sequence ATGGCTAAGCGGATTTTTGTTGAGAAGAAGGCAGATTTTCAGATTAAGTCGAAGGTTTTACTGAAGGAACTGATAGATAGTTTGCAACTGACTAGTCTATCTAGTCTGCGCTTGGTGCAGGTTTATGATGTTTTTAATCTTGAGGATGACTTGCTTGAAGAGGCTGTTAAGCATATTTTTACTGAACAAGTAACAGACAAGGTCCTAACTGAGACGGAATTGGACCTAGATAATGCAATTTATTTTGCAATTGAAGCTCTTCCGGGGCAATTTGACCAGCGCGCGGCAAGCAGTCAAGAAGCTCTACGCTTATTGGGCAGTCGTCAGAATGTGCGTGTTCATACAGGTCAGCTCTACATCTTGAATGAAAGTGTGCAAGAAGAAGAGCTAGTTGCCATTAAGAAATATCTTCTCAATCCTGTAGACTCTCGTTTCAAGGATATGGATTCTTCCTTAGTAGCCCAGGAATTTTCAGCATCAGATACCATCATTCCAGATTTAGACTTTTTTACAAGCTATACGGCAGAAGATTTTGTAGTCTACAAGCGTGAGGTTGGCTTAGCTATGGAAGTGGAAGACCTGCTCTTTATTCAGGATTATTTTAAGTCCATTGGTCGGGTACCGACAGAAACGGAGCTTAAGGTTCTAGATACGTATTGGTCAGATCATTGCCGCCACACTACTTTTGAAACAGAGCTAAAATCCATTGATTTTTCTGCTTCAAAATTCCAGAAGCAGTTGCAGGCAACTTATGACAAGTATTTAGCGATGCGGGAAGAATTAGACCGTATAGATAAGCCACAAACTCTCATGGATATGGCAACGATTTTTGCCCGTTATGAGCGAGCAAATGGTCGTTTGGATGATATGGAAGTTTCAGATGAAATCAATGCTTGTTCCATTGAAATTGAAGTAGATGTGGATGGTGTTAGGGAACCTTGGCTTCTTATGTTCAAGAATGAGACTCATAACCATCCAACAGAAATTGAACCTTTTGGTGGTGCAGCGACCTGTATCGGTGGTGCTATCCGTGATCCGCTTTCTGGTCGTTCTTATGTCTATCAGGCTATGCGAATTTCTGGAGCGGGTGATATTACTCAGCCTCTATCGGCTACCCGTGAAGGGAAGTTGCCGCAGCAAATCATTTCAAAGACAGCGGCTCAAGGATACTCGTCTTATGGGAACCAGATTGGACTTGCAACAACTTATGTACGTGAATACTTCCATCCGGGCTTTGTTGCTAAGCGAATGGAATTAGGAGCTGTAGTAGGCGCCGCTCCAAAAGAAAATGTAGTCCGTGAAAAACCGGTAGCTGGTGATATGGTTATCTTACTTGGCGGGAAGACAGGACGAGATGGCATTGGTGGAGCAACGGGTTCATCAAAAGTTCAGACGATTGAGTCAGTAGAAACAGCTGGAGCAGAAGTTCAAAAAGGAAATGCCATTGAAGAACGTAAGATTCAACGCCTTTTTCGTAAAGGGGAGGTGACTCGTCTCATTAAAAAATCGAATGACTTCGGCGCAGGTGGTGTTTGTGTTGCAATTGGTGAACTGGCAGATGGTTTGGAAATTGATTTGAACAAGATTCCACTTAAATATTCAGGATTGAATGGAACAGAGATTGCTATTTCTGAATCTCAGGAACGAATGAGCGTAGTGGTTGCTCCAGAAAATGTAGAAACATTTATTGCAGCTTGTCAAGAAGAAAATATCTATGCAGTAGTAGTGGCAAAGGTTACCGAAAAACCGAATTTGGTCATGATTTGGAATGGACAAGTTATTGTTGATATCGAACGTTCTTTTCTAAATAGTAATGGCGTCCGTGTAGAGGTTGAAGTCAAGGTGATTGACAAGAGTGTCAACCTTCCAGAAGTACGTAGAACTTCGGTCAAAACCTTACAAGTTGATGTAGAGGATCTTCTTTCTGATCTCAATCATACTAGTCAAAAGGGGTTGCAAACGATTTTTGATAGTTCTGTTGGTCGATCAACTATCAATCATCCAATCGGTGGTCGCTATCAGTTGACACCGACGGAAAGTTCTGTTCAGAAGTTACCAGTAGAACACGGTGTGACAACAACCGCTTCAGTTATTGCTCAGGGCTATCATCCTTATTTAGCCGAGTGGTCTCCATACCATGGTGCAGCTTATGCGGTCGTTGAAGCGACAGCTCGCTTGGTAGCAACAGGAGCTGAATGGTCTAAGGCACGTTTTTCTTATCAGGAATATTTTGAACGTATGGACAAGCAAGCAGAGCGTTTTGGTCAACCGGTGGCAGCTCTTCTTGGTTCTATTGAGGCTCAGATTCAGCTTGGCTTGCCGTCTATTGGTGGTAAGGATTCAATGTCTGGTACTTTTGAGGAGTTGACCGTTCCACCAACCTTGGTTGCATTTGGTGTGACAACAGCAGATAGTAGCAAGGTCCTTTCACCGGAATTTAAAGCAACGCAAGAATATGTCTATTACCTTCCAGGCCAAGTTTTATCAGAAAATATTGATTTTAACCTTATCAAATCAAATTTTGAGACTTTTGAAAAATGGCAGAGCGCTTATCGGATTACGGCTGCGAGTGCAGTTAAATATGGTGGAGTTCTAGAAAGTTTAGCCCTCATGTCTTTTGGGAACCGAATTGGTGCAGAAGTTGAATTGGATTCTTTAGAAAATTGTTTAACAGGTCAATTGGGAGGTTTCGTTTTTACATCGTCGGAAGACATTCCAGAGGCAGTGAAAATTGGACAGACAACAGCAGACTTTACATTGCTTGTCAATGGTGTCAAGTTAGAAGGAAGTCGCTTACAGGCAGCTTTTGAAGGTAGGTTAGAAAATATTTATCCAACAGAGTTTCAACAGGCTGAAAAGCTACAGGCAGTTCCTACAGTAGCAGTAAGTACAGTGAGTAAAGCCAAGGAAAAAGTTGAGCAACCTCTGGTTTATATTCCAGTCTTCCCAGGAACAAACTCGGAATATGATTCAGCCAAGGCCTTTGAACAGGCCGGTGCTAGGGTCAAATTAGTGCCATTTTTAACTTTAAATATGGAAAGTATTGAACAATCAGTTGACAGGATGGTTGACAATATTGACAAGGCAAATATTCTCTTCTTTGCAGGTGGATTCTCGGCTGCGGATGAACCAGATGGATCTGCTAAGTTTATCGTGACCATCTTACGAAACAGTAAAGTCCGCTCTGCTATTGACCGCTTCATCGAAAAAGGTGGACTTATCATCGGTATCTGTAATGGTTTTCAAGCTCTTGTTAAATCAGGCCTACTGCCGTATGGCAACTTTGAGGAGATAGGGGAAACGAGTCCTACTCTCTTCTACAATGATGCCAATCAGCATGTAGCTAAAATGGTGGAGACAAGAATTTCAAACATCAATTCACCATGGTTGGCAGGTGTGCAGGTGGGAGATATTCATACCATTCCCGTTTCTCATGGGGAGGGGAAATTTGTCGTAAGCGATGAAGAATTTGAGATATTACGAGACAATGGACAAATCTTTAGTCAATATGTTGACTTTACAGGGCGACCTAGCATGGACTCTAAGTACAATCCAAACGGTTCCAGTCATGCGATTGAAGGAATCACTAGCCGAAACGGTCAAATAATAGGGAAAATGGGACACTCAGAACGTTATGAAGAAGGACTATTTCAAAATATTCCAGGGAACAAAGACCAAGGATTATTTGTTTCAGCAGTACGCTACTTTACAGGGAAATTAAGATGA